The region AATTATTACATTGTATGCTTGCCGATGACCAATATATCCAACAATACCACACATATTTTTATAGTTTTGAGTAAGTTATAATAAGTTTTATTCGATTACTATTATTTCCTGTTCTAAAAATACCTTCTTTACAATTCACCTTAAAGTCATTTGGTTCCAAATAGAAATAATCTTTTTTAATTTTCCCTTTTAACAAATTCTGGAGGTGAAGGGTTATATCAATACTATAGTATTTTTTGGGTTTTGAATATTTCGCTGTTTGAACTTGTGTTATTGAATAATCGTATAGACTTATTATATCATATGCAGAAGTAGCCCTATAACTCTTTAAAGATGAAGTATCATTATCTCTATTATAGTAATATAGAAGAGGACTAATTATCGAATCTTTAGGGAAATCAGGGTGTTCTTGTACATCAATTCGTAGTTCTGCACGATTTATTGCTATAGGCATTTTTTTTGCCCACTCACTAACGCCATCAAGTTTAATAAGACCTCTTGCCCCGCCTAATCCTGAAATATAGAATACTGAATCTTGAAATGTTGTATCATTAAAATGTTGTATTTGCAAATCAGGTCTGGCTGTTGGAATAAATTCATGAATGAAGTGATTATATCGACCCGAACCCGTTCCATAGGTAAATATCGTATCGTGTTTAACCCCTCCTTCATGTGAATCATAGAATAACTTCAATAACATTCCACTTTTAAAAAAATATAAAACTCCGTCATTTCCATTATAATCATCGCTAGTGATATATAACCCATTCATAAACTTTAAAAACTTGGCGTTTGAGACTAATAAAGAAGTGTCTGCATTAATCAGTTTATGAGCAAA is a window of Bacteroidales bacterium DNA encoding:
- a CDS encoding DUF4270 family protein, which gives rise to MVKRRISFRRVLSSFHRIVTYQFFLALVAIALILSSCYNEPEFIGKNLLPISDLKSVKLDTSFEVSAYTVKTDSIPTGLYSTAVLGCYNSNIFGKTKADFLSQLLIVFTTDTILKKISPRPEPDSLILYMPLSRTWGTKNKTINVKVYELSDTLNYSIYYNGLASVDGKYYPTLINVPTTYSGEDTLKIRFTNEFAHKLINADTSLLVSNAKFLKFMNGLYITSDDYNGNDGVLYFFKSGMLLKLFYDSHEGGVKHDTIFTYGTGSGRYNHFIHEFIPTARPDLQIQHFNDTTFQDSVFYISGLGGARGLIKLDGVSEWAKKMPIAINRAELRIDVQEHPDFPKDSIISPLLYYYNRDNDTSSLKSYRATSAYDIISLYDYSITQVQTAKYSKPKKYYSIDITLHLQNLLKGKIKKDYFYLEPNDFKVNCKEGIFRTGNNSNRIKLIITYSKL